A genomic region of Rhodococcus pyridinivorans contains the following coding sequences:
- a CDS encoding 2-oxoacid:acceptor oxidoreductase subunit alpha, with amino-acid sequence MERMASSAKLEQVVIRIAGDSGDGMQLAGDRFTAEAAAFGNDLATQPNFPAEIRAPQGTLPGVSSFQIQIADHDILTAGDRPDVLVAMNPAAFKANVGDLPRGGTVIVNSDEFTKRNLSKAGYDADPLGTDAVQHLTVHALPMSTLTAGAVEPAGVGKKDAQRSKNMFALGLLSWMYGRPIAPVETFLERKFTSKPDIAHANVLALRAGWNYGETTETFAATYEVARAALPPGTYRQITGNTALAYGLVAAGRAAGMDVFLGTYPITPASDILHELSRLGRFGVHTFQAEDEIAGIGAAIGASYGGALGVTSTSGPGIALQSEAIGLAVMTELPLIVVDVQRGGPSTGLPTKTEQADLMQAMFGRNGESPVAIVAPQSPADCFDAALEAARIAITYRTPVMLLSDGAIANGSEPWRIPDIDDLPRIDPRFAASPGDDDPGYLPYARHADTLARDWAIPGTAGREHRIGGLEKADGTGDISYHHTNHELMTRLRVARVAGIDVPDLDVDDPTGDAEVLVLGWGSSYGPIGEAVRRARRAGHVVARAHLRHLAPMPKNLGDVLGRYRRVLVPEMNLGQLSFLLRSRFDADIQPVTKVSGMAFRADELHDAIEAEFAGTLADTERSRTPAAVASSTKLDPTAERARA; translated from the coding sequence ATGGAGCGCATGGCGTCGAGCGCGAAACTCGAACAGGTCGTCATCCGCATCGCCGGCGACTCCGGCGACGGCATGCAACTCGCCGGTGACAGGTTCACCGCCGAGGCGGCGGCCTTCGGCAACGACCTTGCCACACAACCCAACTTCCCCGCCGAGATCCGCGCACCTCAGGGCACTCTTCCCGGGGTCTCGAGCTTCCAGATCCAGATCGCCGACCACGACATCCTCACCGCCGGCGACCGCCCCGACGTGCTGGTCGCGATGAACCCGGCGGCCTTCAAGGCCAACGTCGGCGACCTGCCCCGAGGCGGCACCGTCATCGTGAACAGCGACGAGTTCACCAAACGGAACCTGAGCAAGGCGGGATACGACGCCGATCCGCTCGGTACCGACGCCGTGCAGCATCTGACCGTCCACGCCCTGCCGATGAGCACCCTCACCGCCGGAGCCGTCGAACCCGCCGGTGTGGGCAAGAAGGACGCGCAGCGCTCGAAGAACATGTTCGCGCTCGGTCTCCTGTCGTGGATGTACGGGAGGCCGATCGCGCCGGTCGAGACGTTCCTCGAGCGCAAGTTCACGTCGAAACCCGACATCGCGCACGCGAACGTCCTCGCCCTGCGCGCCGGCTGGAACTACGGCGAGACCACCGAGACGTTCGCCGCAACCTACGAGGTGGCCCGCGCGGCACTGCCACCCGGGACGTACCGGCAGATCACCGGCAACACCGCCCTCGCCTACGGTCTCGTCGCGGCGGGTCGCGCGGCGGGGATGGACGTCTTCCTCGGCACCTACCCGATCACGCCGGCCTCCGACATCCTCCACGAACTGAGCAGACTCGGACGCTTCGGAGTGCACACCTTCCAAGCCGAGGACGAGATCGCGGGTATCGGCGCCGCGATCGGCGCGTCCTACGGTGGCGCGCTCGGGGTCACGAGCACGTCGGGTCCGGGAATCGCCCTGCAATCCGAGGCCATCGGTCTGGCGGTGATGACCGAACTGCCGCTGATCGTCGTCGACGTCCAGCGTGGTGGACCGTCCACGGGCCTTCCGACGAAGACCGAACAGGCCGACCTGATGCAGGCGATGTTCGGCCGCAACGGCGAATCGCCCGTCGCGATCGTCGCTCCGCAGTCACCCGCCGACTGCTTCGACGCCGCACTCGAAGCCGCGCGCATCGCCATCACCTACCGCACCCCGGTCATGCTGTTGTCCGACGGTGCGATCGCCAACGGATCCGAACCGTGGCGGATCCCCGACATCGACGACCTGCCCCGCATCGATCCGCGCTTCGCCGCGTCGCCGGGTGACGACGATCCCGGCTACCTGCCCTACGCCCGCCACGCCGACACCCTCGCGCGCGACTGGGCGATACCCGGCACCGCAGGTCGCGAGCATCGGATCGGCGGACTCGAGAAGGCCGACGGCACCGGCGACATCTCGTACCACCACACCAACCACGAGCTGATGACCCGACTGCGGGTCGCGCGGGTGGCCGGCATCGACGTCCCGGATCTCGACGTCGACGACCCCACCGGCGACGCCGAGGTGCTCGTGCTCGGCTGGGGTTCGTCGTACGGGCCGATCGGGGAGGCCGTGCGTCGCGCCCGGCGAGCGGGGCATGTCGTCGCCCGCGCGCACCTCCGGCACCTGGCGCCGATGCCGAAGAATCTCGGCGACGTGCTCGGCCGCTACCGGCGCGTGCTGGTCCCGGAGATGAACCTCGGTCAGCTGTCCTTCCTGCTGCGGTCGCGGTTCGATGCCGACATCCAGCCGGTGACGAAGGTATCCGGCATGGCGTTCCGCGCCGACGAACTCCACGACGCCATCGAAGCCGAGTTCGCCGGAACACTCGCCGACACCGAACGATCCCGGACGCCGGCCGCGGTCGCCTCGTCGACGAAACTCGACCCGACAGCAGAGAGGGCACGAGCATGA
- a CDS encoding 2-oxoacid:ferredoxin oxidoreductase subunit beta, translated as MTGLLGHDLGLRPHTDALDGVPRTDDPQKAKDFTSDQEVRWCPGCGDYVILATVRSLLPELGVRRENLVFVSGIGCSSRFPYYLDTYGVHSIHGRAPTLATGLAVTRPDLSVWVVTGDGDALSIGGNHLVHALRRNVNMRILLFNNRIYGLTKGQYSPTSEVGKVTKSSPGGSVDAPFNTLSLALGAEASFVARALDSDRAGLTEVLRAAAHHRGAAFVEILQDCPIFNDGSFDVLRKDEALSHLIPLRHGEPIIFGVDDERCVVRKGFGLRVAQRSEVDAADIVVHDAHTDDPEYAYALSRLSDQDLRYVVTGIVRQVGRTTYDDAERARVRTARESGTADLQQLLRGDNTWTVP; from the coding sequence ATGACCGGACTCCTCGGCCACGATCTCGGACTCCGCCCGCACACCGACGCACTCGACGGTGTGCCCCGGACGGACGACCCGCAGAAGGCGAAGGACTTCACGTCCGACCAGGAAGTGCGGTGGTGTCCGGGTTGCGGCGACTACGTCATCCTCGCGACGGTCCGCAGCCTGCTGCCCGAATTGGGTGTCCGGCGTGAGAATCTCGTGTTCGTCTCCGGTATCGGATGCTCGTCGCGCTTCCCCTACTATCTCGACACCTACGGTGTGCACTCGATCCACGGACGCGCCCCGACACTCGCGACCGGTCTGGCGGTGACGCGTCCGGATCTGTCGGTGTGGGTCGTGACCGGCGACGGCGACGCCCTGTCGATCGGCGGCAACCATCTCGTCCACGCCCTGCGTCGCAACGTGAACATGCGGATCCTGTTGTTCAACAACCGGATCTACGGCCTGACCAAGGGGCAGTACTCGCCGACCTCGGAGGTCGGCAAGGTCACCAAGTCCTCACCCGGTGGGTCGGTCGACGCGCCGTTCAACACCCTGTCGCTCGCGCTCGGCGCCGAGGCGTCCTTCGTCGCACGTGCTCTCGACTCCGATCGCGCCGGACTGACGGAGGTCCTGCGCGCGGCGGCACACCATCGCGGTGCGGCCTTCGTCGAGATCCTGCAGGACTGCCCGATCTTCAACGACGGCTCGTTCGACGTGTTGCGCAAGGACGAAGCGCTGTCGCACCTGATCCCGCTGCGGCACGGCGAACCGATCATCTTCGGCGTCGACGACGAGCGGTGCGTCGTCCGAAAGGGTTTCGGTCTGCGGGTGGCGCAACGCTCCGAGGTGGACGCCGCCGACATCGTCGTGCACGACGCGCACACCGACGACCCCGAATACGCGTACGCGCTGTCGCGGCTGTCGGACCAGGACCTTCGTTACGTCGTCACGGGGATCGTGCGGCAGGTCGGGCGGACGACCTACGACGACGCGGAGCGCGCTCGGGTGCGGACCGCGCGGGAGTCCGGCACCGCCGACCTGCAGCAGTTGCTGCGGGGCGACAACACGTGGACCGTGCCCTGA